A part of uncultured Tateyamaria sp. genomic DNA contains:
- a CDS encoding TetR/AcrR family transcriptional regulator, giving the protein MSSNPIDTPTKILRATLTLLEQPQAKLPTMSDIARATGISRQAVYLHFPSRTDLLVAATRYQDRQNAVDAALAPSRDARSGAERLDAFVTAWGNYIPKIYGVARAIMAVTDTDAEAAAAWNTRMQDMREGCAAAVQALSDDGTLPDGTDLEQATDLLWTLLSVRNWENLTQTCGWSQDCYVATIRGMAMAALARDLGALTDVLACTDPPA; this is encoded by the coding sequence ATGTCAAGTAATCCGATCGATACCCCGACCAAAATCCTGCGCGCCACGCTCACGCTGCTGGAACAACCGCAGGCCAAGCTGCCCACCATGTCCGACATCGCGCGGGCGACAGGCATCAGCCGGCAGGCCGTGTACCTGCACTTTCCCAGCCGCACCGACCTGCTGGTGGCCGCGACCCGCTATCAGGACCGGCAGAACGCCGTTGACGCGGCCCTCGCCCCCAGTCGCGATGCGCGTTCGGGTGCAGAACGGCTTGACGCGTTTGTCACCGCTTGGGGCAACTACATTCCGAAAATCTATGGCGTCGCCCGCGCCATCATGGCCGTGACCGACACAGATGCCGAAGCGGCCGCCGCCTGGAACACCCGCATGCAGGACATGCGCGAAGGGTGCGCCGCCGCCGTGCAGGCCCTGTCTGACGACGGCACCCTGCCCGATGGCACCGATCTCGAGCAAGCGACCGATTTGCTGTGGACCCTTCTGTCCGTGCGCAACTGGGAAAACCTGACCCAGACCTGCGGCTGGTCGCAGGACTGCTATGTCGCCACGATCCGGGGCATGGCGATGGCCGCGTTGGCCCGCGACCTGGGCGCGCTCACAGACGTGCTTGCCTGCACCGACCCGCCCGCCTAG
- a CDS encoding NAD(P)H-dependent oxidoreductase codes for MTKRIFIWVAHPKPGSLNAALAERYAAGARAKGAEVRIMHLSDMATETGYDADATLSPDVQAWQDNIRWADHVMIVHPYWWGAMPAQAKAVMDAGLQSGFAYKYHRRGMGWDKLLEGRTGDAIITSDTPPLIDTLLYRSPGRRVMRNQVMKFVGVKPKTVVQLGSVKLATPEKIAGWLTRAEHMGAAAA; via the coding sequence ATGACCAAACGTATTTTCATCTGGGTGGCGCATCCCAAACCCGGGTCCCTGAACGCGGCCCTCGCCGAGCGCTATGCGGCGGGCGCGCGGGCCAAGGGGGCGGAGGTGCGCATCATGCACCTGTCGGACATGGCGACGGAAACCGGCTATGACGCGGATGCCACGCTGTCGCCGGATGTGCAGGCCTGGCAGGACAACATCCGCTGGGCCGATCACGTGATGATCGTGCACCCCTATTGGTGGGGCGCGATGCCCGCGCAGGCCAAGGCCGTGATGGATGCGGGCCTGCAATCGGGCTTTGCCTACAAGTACCATAGGCGCGGCATGGGCTGGGACAAGCTGCTTGAGGGGCGGACGGGTGACGCGATCATCACGTCCGACACGCCGCCACTGATTGACACGTTGCTGTATCGCAGCCCCGGCCGCCGGGTCATGCGCAATCAGGTGATGAAGTTCGTGGGCGTGAAGCCAAAGACCGTGGTGCAGCTTGGGTCGGTGAAGCTTGCCACGCCGGAAAAGATTGCCGGCTGGCTGACGCGGGCAGAGCACATGGGGGCTGCGGCGGCCTGA
- a CDS encoding aldehyde dehydrogenase family protein, with protein sequence MTPPLWFDPALMLIGGREVAAEDRLTLINPSDSSDLASIANGQRSDIDAAVAAAHAARAGDWGRMTATERGRILTEIGRRVRARVDDLATLEALDVGKPLTQARADAMALARYMEFYGGAADKVTGDTIPYLDGYTVYTLREPHGVTGHIVPWNYPMQIIGRSVGAALAMGNACVLKPAEEACLTALAFAHIAAEAGLPDGALNVVPGLGSEAGAALAAHPGVQHISFTGSVRTGALVQQAAGANVVPVTLELGGKSPQLVFDDADLDAALPFLVNAGIQNTGQTCSASSRILVQRGVYDDVRDRMAAAYADLTVGPALDDLRVGPLISARQKDIVDGFLARGADLTIAAQGALQDAPDTGAYVLPTLFDNVPADHILARDEIFGPVQVLIPFDTEADALRIANGTDYGLVASVWTRDGARQMRLAKALRSGQVFLNNYGAGGGVELPFGGIGKSGHGREKGFEALYGFSTLKTVAAHHG encoded by the coding sequence ATGACACCACCGCTTTGGTTCGATCCTGCGCTGATGCTGATTGGCGGGCGCGAGGTCGCCGCAGAAGACAGGCTGACGCTGATCAATCCCAGCGATTCCAGTGACTTGGCGAGCATTGCCAATGGGCAACGTTCGGATATCGATGCCGCCGTTGCCGCGGCCCATGCCGCGCGTGCGGGCGACTGGGGCCGCATGACCGCCACCGAACGCGGGCGCATCCTGACCGAGATCGGGCGCCGCGTGCGTGCCCGCGTCGACGACCTTGCCACGCTCGAAGCGTTGGATGTGGGCAAACCGCTGACCCAGGCGCGCGCGGACGCCATGGCGCTGGCCCGCTACATGGAATTCTATGGCGGGGCCGCCGACAAGGTGACGGGCGACACGATCCCCTATCTTGATGGCTATACCGTCTATACCCTGCGCGAACCGCACGGGGTCACGGGGCATATCGTGCCCTGGAACTATCCCATGCAGATCATCGGGCGCAGCGTGGGCGCCGCCCTTGCCATGGGCAACGCCTGTGTCCTGAAACCGGCAGAGGAGGCGTGCCTGACCGCCCTCGCCTTTGCCCATATCGCAGCCGAGGCCGGGTTGCCCGATGGCGCATTGAACGTAGTGCCGGGTCTGGGCAGCGAAGCGGGCGCAGCGCTGGCGGCCCATCCCGGCGTGCAGCACATCAGCTTTACCGGATCGGTCCGCACCGGCGCACTGGTCCAACAGGCGGCGGGGGCCAATGTAGTGCCCGTGACGCTGGAACTGGGCGGCAAGTCCCCGCAACTGGTGTTCGACGATGCCGACCTGGACGCCGCCCTGCCCTTTCTGGTGAACGCAGGGATACAGAACACGGGCCAGACCTGTTCGGCGTCGTCGCGCATCCTTGTGCAGCGGGGCGTGTATGACGACGTCCGGGATCGTATGGCGGCGGCTTACGCCGACCTCACTGTCGGCCCCGCGCTGGACGACCTGCGCGTCGGCCCCCTGATCTCGGCCCGGCAGAAGGACATCGTTGACGGCTTCCTCGCACGGGGCGCGGACCTGACGATCGCGGCCCAGGGCGCATTGCAGGACGCCCCCGACACCGGCGCATATGTGCTGCCCACGCTCTTTGACAACGTGCCCGCCGACCACATACTGGCCCGCGACGAGATCTTTGGCCCCGTGCAGGTCCTGATCCCGTTCGACACCGAAGCCGACGCGCTGCGCATCGCCAACGGCACCGATTACGGCCTTGTCGCCAGCGTCTGGACCCGCGATGGCGCGCGGCAGATGCGGCTTGCGAAAGCACTGCGGTCGGGCCAGGTGTTCCTCAACAACTATGGCGCCGGGGGTGGGGTCGAACTGCCTTTCGGTGGCATCGGCAAATCCGGGCACGGCCGAGAAAAGGGGTTCGAGGCACTCTATGGCTTCTCCACCCTCAAGACCGTGGCGGCACATCATGGCTGA
- the panB gene encoding 3-methyl-2-oxobutanoate hydroxymethyltransferase — MSATARKSAPLPDDIRAMKDGTPIVSLTAYTTPMAQMMDAHCDFVLVGDSVGMVLHGLPSTLGVTMDMMVMHGRAVARGLSSAMMVIDMPFGSYEEGPEHAFRNAARLMADTGAGAVKLEGGMAMADTIAFLVARGIPVMAHVGLTPQSINTLGGYKVQGRGEAASSLIADAKAVAGAGAFAVVLEKVPESLADDITQSIRIPTIGIGASAGCDGQILVVDDMLGLFTAFKAKFVKRYAELGAEGAAAIAAYAEDVRARRFPGPDHVFGDAAPGTTP; from the coding sequence ATGAGCGCCACCGCCCGCAAATCCGCCCCGCTGCCCGATGATATCCGGGCCATGAAGGACGGCACGCCCATCGTCAGCCTGACCGCCTATACCACGCCAATGGCCCAGATGATGGATGCGCATTGCGATTTTGTGCTTGTGGGCGACAGCGTTGGCATGGTGCTGCACGGGTTGCCGTCGACCCTTGGCGTGACCATGGACATGATGGTGATGCACGGGCGGGCCGTCGCGCGGGGCCTGTCCTCTGCGATGATGGTGATCGACATGCCCTTCGGGTCCTACGAGGAAGGGCCCGAACACGCGTTCCGCAATGCCGCACGGCTGATGGCCGATACCGGCGCGGGGGCTGTCAAGCTGGAAGGCGGGATGGCCATGGCCGACACGATTGCGTTTCTTGTGGCCCGCGGCATTCCGGTCATGGCGCATGTCGGCCTGACCCCCCAATCGATCAACACGCTGGGCGGCTACAAGGTCCAGGGCCGGGGCGAGGCGGCGTCGAGCCTGATCGCGGATGCCAAGGCGGTGGCCGGGGCAGGGGCCTTTGCCGTTGTGCTGGAAAAAGTGCCGGAGAGCCTGGCCGATGACATCACCCAGTCCATCCGTATCCCCACGATCGGCATCGGTGCCTCTGCGGGGTGTGACGGGCAGATCCTGGTTGTGGATGACATGCTGGGCCTCTTTACCGCCTTCAAGGCGAAATTCGTGAAACGCTATGCCGAGCTGGGCGCGGAAGGTGCCGCCGCGATTGCCGCATATGCCGAGGATGTGCGCGCCCGCCGGTTCCCCGGCCCCGATCACGTGTTTGGCGATGCCGCCCCAGGGACCACGCCATGA
- a CDS encoding ABC transporter permease, which produces MLRYTLKRLLSLIISLAIASLLIFAVIEVAPGDPASFMLGINAAEDTLAALRTELGLDQPKWQRYLSWVGGMVQGDFGTSYQYRTEVADMIADRLWVSLPLALYALTLSTLIAFPAGIFAASRRGKAGDVGVMGATQVGIAIPNFWFAMMLVLIFAINLRWFSAGGFAGWDKGVFAAMKSLTLPAIALALPQAAILARVMRSSLLDVLDEDFMRTARAKGLSRGQALRKHGLRNAMIPVLTILGLQFSFLLAGGIIIEQVFYLPGLGRLIFQSISARDLIVVESVTMLLVFAVIVVNFCVDLAYAAVDPRLRART; this is translated from the coding sequence ATGCTGCGCTACACCCTCAAACGGCTCCTGTCTCTGATCATCAGCCTCGCCATCGCGTCGCTGCTGATCTTTGCGGTGATCGAGGTGGCGCCGGGCGATCCCGCGTCCTTCATGCTTGGGATCAACGCGGCCGAGGATACGCTGGCCGCGCTGCGGACCGAGCTGGGTCTGGATCAACCAAAATGGCAGCGTTACCTGTCTTGGGTCGGCGGCATGGTGCAGGGCGATTTCGGCACATCCTACCAGTACCGGACCGAGGTCGCGGACATGATTGCCGACCGGCTGTGGGTGTCCCTGCCACTGGCGCTCTATGCGCTCACCCTCTCCACCCTCATCGCCTTTCCCGCGGGCATCTTCGCGGCCAGCCGGCGCGGCAAGGCGGGCGATGTCGGCGTCATGGGGGCCACGCAAGTGGGCATCGCCATCCCCAACTTCTGGTTCGCGATGATGCTGGTCCTGATCTTTGCCATCAACCTGCGCTGGTTTAGCGCGGGTGGCTTTGCCGGTTGGGACAAGGGGGTCTTTGCCGCGATGAAATCCCTCACCCTGCCCGCCATCGCCCTTGCGCTGCCGCAGGCCGCGATCCTTGCGCGGGTGATGCGGTCGTCGCTCCTCGATGTGCTGGACGAGGATTTCATGCGCACCGCGCGGGCCAAGGGCCTCAGTCGCGGGCAAGCGCTGCGCAAGCATGGCCTGCGCAATGCGATGATCCCGGTACTGACCATCCTCGGCCTGCAATTCTCGTTCCTGCTGGCGGGCGGCATCATCATCGAACAGGTGTTCTACCTGCCGGGCCTCGGGCGGCTGATCTTCCAAAGCATCTCTGCCCGCGACCTGATCGTGGTCGAAAGCGTGACGATGCTGCTTGTCTTCGCCGTGATCGTGGTGAATTTCTGTGTTGACCTGGCCTATGCCGCCGTCGATCCGCGGCTTAGGGCACGCACATGA
- a CDS encoding cupin domain-containing protein has product MIIHMAGSRPSLRANPDYFTGEVWQDPIISAEPPARLHALAVHFAPGARTAWHTHPLGQTLHVTQGAGLVCLRGEAPQQIRPGDTVWIPADVEHWHGAAPDTAMTHIAMQEAVDGAAATWLEQVSDADYTG; this is encoded by the coding sequence ATGATCATTCACATGGCGGGCAGCCGCCCGAGCCTGCGGGCCAACCCCGACTACTTCACCGGTGAGGTCTGGCAAGACCCGATCATCTCTGCCGAACCGCCCGCGCGGCTGCATGCGCTGGCCGTGCATTTTGCACCGGGCGCACGCACGGCCTGGCACACCCACCCGCTGGGCCAGACCCTGCATGTGACCCAAGGGGCCGGGCTGGTCTGCTTGCGGGGCGAAGCGCCGCAACAGATACGGCCGGGCGATACGGTGTGGATACCGGCCGATGTCGAACACTGGCACGGCGCAGCACCGGACACGGCCATGACCCACATCGCCATGCAAGAGGCGGTGGATGGCGCGGCGGCCACGTGGCTCGAACAGGTCAGCGACGCCGACTACACAGGGTAG
- a CDS encoding ABC transporter substrate-binding protein produces the protein MFNRLTMTTAAVALAASGAWAKTDITVAMQLEPPHLDPTSAAAGAIDSVLYSNVFEGLTRFMGDGSVVPGLAASWEISDDGLTYTFTLRDGVTFHDGTAMDAEDVKFTFDRILAEDSANAQKALYAAISAVEVVDAQTVRMTLSDPNGNLLFNLAWGDAVIVAPESIETIKQQPIGTGPFKFDQWTQGDSIRISQYDGYWGDAPALTQATFKFISDPTAAFAAMMAEDVDVFTGFPAPENLPQFEADPRFQVLVGSTEGETILSTNNARPPFDDVRVRQAVAHAIDRQAIIDGAMFGYGTPIGTHFAPHNPAYVDFTGGSAHDPAKARALLAEAGMEAGFETTLHLPPPSYARRGGEIIAAQLAEVGIKAEIINVEWAQWLETVFRGKDFGLTIVSHTEPMDIGIYANPDYYFQYDNPAFQELIATLNSTTDPDTRTNLMEKAQEIIAGDAVNGYLFQLAQLSVAKAGVQGLWTNAPTQATDLTGVSWAE, from the coding sequence ATGTTCAACCGACTGACGATGACCACCGCCGCCGTCGCACTTGCCGCCTCGGGTGCCTGGGCCAAGACCGACATCACTGTCGCGATGCAGCTGGAACCCCCGCACCTCGATCCGACCTCTGCCGCGGCCGGGGCCATCGATTCGGTGCTGTATTCCAACGTGTTCGAGGGGCTGACCCGCTTCATGGGCGACGGGTCGGTTGTGCCGGGCCTCGCGGCCAGCTGGGAAATCTCGGATGACGGGCTGACCTATACCTTCACCCTGCGCGATGGCGTGACCTTCCATGACGGCACCGCGATGGACGCCGAAGACGTGAAATTCACCTTTGACCGCATCCTGGCCGAAGACAGCGCCAACGCGCAAAAGGCGCTTTATGCCGCGATCAGCGCGGTCGAGGTGGTGGATGCGCAAACCGTTCGAATGACGCTGTCGGACCCCAATGGCAACCTGCTCTTCAACCTCGCTTGGGGCGATGCCGTGATCGTGGCCCCCGAAAGCATCGAGACCATCAAGCAACAGCCCATCGGCACAGGGCCCTTCAAATTCGATCAATGGACGCAAGGCGACAGTATCCGGATCAGCCAATATGACGGGTACTGGGGGGATGCGCCTGCGCTGACGCAGGCCACGTTCAAGTTCATCTCGGACCCGACAGCCGCCTTTGCCGCCATGATGGCCGAGGATGTGGATGTGTTCACCGGCTTCCCGGCCCCCGAAAACCTGCCCCAATTCGAGGCGGACCCCCGCTTCCAGGTCCTTGTGGGCAGCACCGAAGGCGAGACGATCCTGTCCACGAACAATGCCCGGCCGCCCTTTGACGATGTGCGGGTGCGCCAGGCCGTGGCCCATGCCATTGACCGACAGGCGATCATCGACGGGGCCATGTTCGGCTATGGCACGCCCATCGGCACCCATTTCGCGCCCCACAACCCGGCCTATGTCGATTTCACCGGCGGGTCGGCGCATGATCCGGCCAAGGCCCGCGCGCTTCTGGCCGAGGCAGGGATGGAAGCAGGGTTCGAAACCACGCTGCACCTGCCCCCGCCCTCCTATGCCCGCCGCGGGGGCGAGATCATCGCCGCGCAACTGGCCGAGGTCGGGATCAAGGCCGAGATCATCAATGTCGAATGGGCCCAATGGCTGGAAACCGTGTTCCGCGGCAAGGACTTTGGCCTGACCATCGTCAGCCACACGGAACCGATGGACATCGGCATCTATGCCAACCCGGACTATTACTTCCAATACGACAATCCGGCATTCCAGGAATTGATCGCAACGCTGAACAGCACGACAGACCCGGATACGCGGACCAACCTGATGGAAAAAGCGCAGGAAATCATCGCCGGCGACGCGGTCAACGGGTACCTGTTCCAGCTGGCGCAACTGTCGGTGGCCAAGGCAGGTGTACAGGGCCTGTGGACCAACGCGCCGACGCAGGCGACCGACCTGACCGGGGTAAGTTGGGCGGAATGA
- a CDS encoding dipeptide ABC transporter ATP-binding protein encodes MSLLDIRTLSLSIAGLPILRDVSLSLAPGEVVAITGESGSGKSMTALAVMQLLPAQASATGSITLDGHDMLALDEATLCTLRGDLAGMVFQEPMTALNPVQTIGAQVAETVRLHRPDLDPTARARQVLDRVGLQAIPLTRYPHELSGGQRQRVVIAIAIACGPKLLIADEPTTALDVTTQAQILSLLKRLAAEDGMGLLMITHDLAVVAEMADRIVVMHGGNVVETGEAHALLTAPHHPYTRALLAASNHRVTLPMGAQDTPLLRVDNIVRDYDLPRTRLFVPAAKHRAVDHVSFDINRGERVGLVGESGCGKSTLTRAILGLEPVQGGTITLDGTPVTDPSVRRKMQVVFQDPYGSFNPRHRVARLISEPFHLLGTPPADRADRIAKALTDVGLSPDDARKYPHQFSGGQRQRLAIARALIIRPDLVIFDEAVSALDVSVRAQILDLIADLCRQYDLTYLFISHDLSVVRTITDRVLVMKSGQIVEQGTTEAVFSTARHAYTRQLIDAAPTVPEAVT; translated from the coding sequence ATGAGCCTGCTCGACATCCGCACCCTGTCGCTGTCCATCGCGGGGCTGCCGATCCTGCGCGATGTCTCCCTGTCGCTGGCCCCGGGCGAGGTGGTCGCGATCACCGGCGAAAGCGGGTCGGGTAAATCCATGACCGCACTCGCCGTGATGCAATTGCTGCCTGCACAGGCCAGTGCAACCGGATCAATCACCCTGGATGGCCACGACATGCTGGCGCTGGACGAGGCGACGCTCTGCACGCTGCGTGGCGACCTTGCGGGCATGGTGTTTCAGGAACCCATGACGGCGCTGAACCCCGTTCAGACCATCGGGGCACAGGTGGCCGAGACGGTCCGCCTGCACCGGCCCGACCTTGATCCGACGGCCCGGGCGCGCCAGGTGCTGGACCGCGTGGGATTGCAGGCGATCCCCCTCACACGCTACCCGCACGAATTGTCGGGCGGCCAACGCCAGCGTGTGGTGATCGCCATTGCCATCGCCTGCGGTCCAAAACTGTTGATCGCGGACGAGCCGACGACGGCGCTGGATGTCACGACCCAGGCGCAGATCCTGTCCCTGCTCAAACGGCTCGCAGCCGAAGACGGCATGGGCCTTTTGATGATCACCCATGACCTTGCCGTCGTGGCCGAAATGGCCGACCGGATCGTCGTCATGCACGGCGGCAACGTGGTCGAGACAGGCGAAGCGCACGCCTTGCTGACAGCCCCGCACCACCCCTATACGCGGGCGCTGCTGGCCGCCTCGAACCACCGCGTCACCTTGCCCATGGGTGCGCAGGATACCCCGCTGCTGCGCGTCGACAACATCGTGCGCGACTATGACCTGCCCCGCACCCGCCTGTTTGTCCCCGCGGCAAAACATCGGGCCGTGGATCATGTCAGCTTTGACATCAATCGCGGCGAACGGGTTGGGCTGGTGGGCGAATCCGGTTGTGGAAAATCCACCCTGACCCGCGCGATCCTGGGGCTTGAGCCGGTGCAGGGCGGCACCATCACGCTGGACGGCACACCCGTCACCGACCCGTCGGTGCGGCGCAAGATGCAGGTGGTGTTTCAGGACCCCTATGGCAGTTTCAATCCGCGCCACCGCGTCGCCCGCCTGATCTCGGAACCTTTCCACCTGCTTGGCACGCCGCCCGCCGACCGCGCCGACAGGATCGCCAAGGCACTGACCGATGTCGGCCTGTCCCCCGATGACGCCCGGAAGTACCCGCACCAGTTTTCCGGCGGACAGCGCCAGCGGCTGGCCATCGCCCGCGCGCTGATCATCCGGCCCGACCTGGTGATCTTTGACGAGGCGGTCAGCGCATTGGACGTGTCCGTGCGCGCCCAGATCCTCGACCTGATTGCCGACCTCTGCCGCCAATATGACCTGACATACCTGTTCATCAGCCATGACCTGAGTGTCGTGCGCACCATCACCGACCGCGTGCTAGTGATGAAAAGCGGCCAGATTGTCGAGCAAGGCACAACCGAAGCCGTGTTCAGCACGGCCCGGCACGCCTATACACGACAGTTGATTGATGCCGCACCCACAGTGCCGGAGGCCGTGACATGA
- a CDS encoding ABC transporter permease, with protein MNRSLILGGVLSALMVIAALLSFAWTPFDHGAMNIPEKLQTPNGTHWFGTDHFGRDMFSMIMVGARTSIAVACVAVGIGIGLGVPLGLWAAARQGGWVDEVIMRGNDLIFAFPSLVIAILITAVFGAGAVNAIIAIGIFNIPVFARVTRGGALPLWAREFILAARVAGKGAARISVEHILPNIANLLIVQATIQFSLGILAEAALSYVGLGAQPPTPSWGRMLADAQTLVSIAPHMALVPGLAIILTVLGLNLLGDGLRDALDPRLRVARV; from the coding sequence ATGAACCGGTCATTGATCCTGGGCGGTGTGCTGTCGGCGCTGATGGTGATCGCGGCGCTGCTGTCTTTTGCCTGGACGCCCTTCGATCACGGCGCGATGAACATCCCGGAAAAGCTGCAAACGCCCAATGGCACCCACTGGTTCGGCACGGACCATTTCGGACGCGACATGTTCTCGATGATCATGGTGGGCGCGCGCACCTCCATCGCCGTGGCCTGCGTGGCGGTGGGCATCGGCATCGGCCTCGGCGTGCCGCTTGGCCTGTGGGCCGCCGCGCGGCAAGGCGGCTGGGTAGACGAGGTGATCATGCGCGGCAATGACCTGATCTTTGCCTTCCCGTCGCTGGTCATCGCCATCCTGATCACCGCCGTTTTCGGTGCGGGGGCGGTCAACGCCATCATCGCCATCGGCATCTTCAACATCCCCGTCTTCGCACGCGTCACGCGTGGCGGGGCCCTGCCCCTCTGGGCGCGCGAGTTCATCCTCGCCGCCCGTGTCGCAGGCAAGGGGGCCGCACGCATCAGCGTCGAACACATCCTGCCCAACATCGCCAACCTGCTGATCGTGCAGGCCACCATCCAGTTCTCTCTGGGTATCCTGGCCGAAGCGGCGCTGTCCTATGTGGGCCTTGGCGCGCAGCCGCCGACACCCAGCTGGGGGCGGATGCTGGCCGACGCGCAAACACTGGTCAGCATCGCGCCGCACATGGCGCTGGTGCCCGGCCTTGCCATCATCCTCACCGTTCTGGGGCTGAACCTGCTGGGTGACGGCCTGCGCGATGCGCTTGATCCACGGCTGCGGGTGGCCCGGGTATGA
- a CDS encoding acetoin utilization protein AcuC, with product MQRPLFIGSEIYRGSSYGSWHPLRVPRVSTVIDLSRAMGWLPPDVYLPSPRAKPQALTIWHTPDYLSALHAAEATQMVSAEVKARHSLGTPNNPVFPEMYRRPATAAGGSLLAGELLRDGGIVYHPAGGTHHAMPDRAGGFCYLNDPVLAILALQRNGVQRVAYVDIDAHHPDGVEVAFADDPDVLMISVHEEGLWPRTGPLGATETLVNLPVPRGLNDDEMALIRDQVILPRVATFKPDAIVLQCGADGVEEDPQAHLSLSNNAHWDIVRALMGLAPRLLVLGGGGYNPWSVGRLWTGVWATLNGQEIPDHVGADAEEVLRALRFDGNRRGKNPPAHWFTMLRDTPRNGPIRDEVRDKLFHLAR from the coding sequence ATGCAGCGCCCGCTTTTCATTGGGTCCGAGATCTATCGCGGATCGTCCTACGGGTCGTGGCACCCCTTGCGGGTGCCGCGGGTGTCCACGGTCATCGACCTGAGCCGGGCCATGGGCTGGTTGCCGCCTGACGTGTACCTGCCCAGCCCGCGTGCCAAGCCACAGGCGCTGACCATCTGGCACACGCCGGACTACCTGTCGGCGCTGCATGCCGCAGAGGCGACGCAGATGGTTTCGGCAGAGGTGAAGGCGCGGCACAGTCTGGGCACGCCGAACAACCCCGTGTTTCCCGAAATGTACCGCCGCCCCGCCACCGCGGCGGGCGGGTCGCTGCTGGCCGGAGAGCTGCTGCGCGACGGGGGCATCGTCTATCATCCGGCGGGTGGCACGCATCATGCGATGCCGGACCGGGCCGGGGGGTTCTGTTACCTGAATGACCCGGTCCTCGCGATCCTTGCCCTGCAACGCAACGGGGTGCAAAGGGTGGCCTATGTCGACATCGACGCGCATCATCCCGACGGGGTCGAGGTCGCCTTTGCCGACGATCCGGACGTGCTGATGATCTCGGTCCACGAGGAGGGGCTTTGGCCGCGCACGGGCCCGCTTGGGGCGACGGAGACGCTGGTGAACCTGCCCGTGCCGCGTGGCCTGAACGACGATGAGATGGCGCTGATCCGGGATCAGGTCATCCTGCCCCGCGTGGCGACCTTCAAGCCCGATGCCATCGTCCTGCAATGCGGCGCGGACGGGGTCGAGGAAGACCCGCAGGCGCATCTATCCCTGTCGAACAACGCACATTGGGATATCGTCCGGGCCCTGATGGGCCTGGCCCCGCGCCTGCTGGTGCTGGGTGGCGGTGGCTATAACCCGTGGTCGGTGGGTCGGCTGTGGACGGGGGTCTGGGCCACCTTGAACGGGCAGGAAATCCCTGATCACGTTGGCGCAGATGCCGAAGAGGTGCTGCGCGCCTTGCGTTTTGACGGAAACCGGCGGGGCAAAAACCCGCCCGCGCACTGGTTTACAATGCTCAGGGACACACCGCGCAACGGCCCAATCCGGGACGAGGTGCGAGACAAGCTCTTTCATCTTGCCAGATAA
- the panC gene encoding pantoate--beta-alanine ligase, giving the protein MTAPIVRRLSELREMTRGWRRAGETIGVVPTMGALHDGHLSLVARAKDMSDRVIVTIFVNPKQFNNPQDLENYPRTEHEDARKLARFEVDAIYVPDGPQMYPDGFATNISVAGLTDVLCGAHRAGHFDGVATVVTKLFTQTSADLAFFGEKDFQQLQVVRRLARDLDLGVEVVGCPTIREIDGLAMSSRNLLLSDQARARAAALHAVMEEMAEALGQGADMGALVPDAKARLAAAGFGDIDYLEMRTNDTLTLINRATQPARLFAAAYMAGVRLIDNIDVPLE; this is encoded by the coding sequence ATGACCGCACCGATTGTGCGCCGTCTGTCCGAACTGCGCGAGATGACACGCGGCTGGCGACGGGCCGGTGAAACCATTGGTGTCGTCCCCACCATGGGTGCGTTGCATGACGGGCATCTGAGCCTTGTTGCCCGCGCCAAGGACATGAGTGACCGGGTGATCGTGACCATCTTTGTGAATCCCAAACAGTTCAACAACCCGCAAGACCTGGAGAATTATCCGCGCACCGAACACGAAGACGCACGCAAGCTGGCGCGGTTCGAGGTCGACGCGATTTACGTCCCCGATGGGCCGCAGATGTATCCGGATGGCTTTGCCACGAACATCAGCGTGGCAGGTCTCACGGATGTGCTGTGTGGCGCGCATCGGGCGGGACATTTCGATGGGGTTGCGACGGTGGTGACCAAGCTGTTCACACAGACATCCGCCGATCTGGCGTTCTTCGGCGAAAAGGATTTCCAGCAATTGCAGGTGGTGCGGCGGCTGGCGCGCGATCTGGATCTTGGGGTCGAGGTTGTGGGGTGCCCCACGATCCGCGAGATCGACGGGCTGGCCATGTCGTCGCGCAATCTGTTGCTGTCCGATCAGGCGCGGGCCCGGGCGGCGGCGTTGCACGCGGTGATGGAGGAGATGGCCGAAGCCCTGGGGCAGGGTGCGGACATGGGAGCGCTGGTGCCGGATGCCAAGGCGCGGCTGGCCGCAGCCGGGTTTGGCGATATTGATTATCTGGAAATGCGGACCAACGACACGCTGACCTTGATCAACCGCGCGACGCAGCCTGCCCGGTTGTTTGCCGCCGCCTACATGGCGGGTGTGCGGCTGATCGACAATATTGATGTGCCTTTGGAATAA